Proteins from a genomic interval of Capsicum annuum cultivar UCD-10X-F1 chromosome 4, UCD10Xv1.1, whole genome shotgun sequence:
- the LOC107868900 gene encoding sericin-1-like codes for MDKKILGYNAHQISLNNYQKSSSSSSSSDDDNSDGDNSDSSSSNRSHSSSSGGGSGGGLGNSSGSRRRRRSGSRSSSSSSASGGGSDSSSGSRSCSGGGGDGGGSSCGGRSSGGGDGSSSGSSSSGCGSSGGDSGDSRSGDSSGSGSGSIGNSGRGSDGSGGCGNGGSVSSSSSSNGSSGESSGGSSSHNGSS; via the exons ATGGATAAAAAGATTTTAGGTTATAATGCTCATCAAATTTCTTTGAATAATTATCAAA aaagcagcagcagcagtagcagcAGCGACGACGACAACAGCGATGGCGACAATAGCGACAGCAGCAGCAGCAATCGTAGCcatagtagtagtagtggtggtggtagtggtggtggtctCGGTAATAGCAGTGGtagtcgtcgtcgtcgtcgtagTGGTAGtcgtagtagtagtagtagtagtgctagtggtggtggtagtgataGTAGTAGTGGTAGTCGTAgttgtagtggtggtggtggtgatggtggtggtagtAGTTGTGGTGGTAGAagtagtggtggtggtgatggtagcagtagtggtagtagtagtagtggttGTGGTAGTAGTGGTGGTGATAGTGGTGATAGTAGGAGTGGTgatagtagtggtagtggtagtggtagtattGGTAATAGTGGTCGTGGTAGTGATGGTAGTGGTGGTTGTGGTAATGGTGGTAGtgttagtagtagtagtagtagtaatggTAGTAGTGGTGAGAGTAGTGGTGGTAGTAGTAGTCATAATGGTAGTAGTTAG